From a single Ornithorhynchus anatinus isolate Pmale09 chromosome 4, mOrnAna1.pri.v4, whole genome shotgun sequence genomic region:
- the LOC100073821 gene encoding cytochrome b-c1 complex subunit 7 isoform X2, with protein MRDDTINETADVKEAIRRLPENLYNDRIFRIKRALDLSLKHQILPKEQWTKYEEDKFYLEPYLKEVIRERKEREEWNKK; from the exons ATGCGAGATGACACAATAAATGAGACTGCAGATGTTAAAGAGGCTATAAGGCGACTTCCAGAGAACCTGTATAATGATCGGATATTTCGAATCAAGAGAGCCCTTGATCTCTCCTTGAAGCATCAGATCTTGCCTAAAGAGCAGTGGACAAAATACGAGGAG GATAAATTCTACCTCGAACCGTATCTGAAAGAGGTTATCcgtgaaaggaaggagagagaagagtggaaCAAGAAATAA